The Spinacia oleracea cultivar Varoflay chromosome 2, BTI_SOV_V1, whole genome shotgun sequence DNA segment TGTAATCAGAGCTGCCTCAACctgtttggaaaaaaaaaatgacttCAGGTTGGAACTGAAATATAGTAAgaattactacctccgtttcagaatgATCTTTAccgttactatttgcacaactATTAAGATGAAAGAGTGTGTAAAAATGtgggtgaatataataaaatatggacaaAGTAAGAACGTGTAAAAAGGGGGGTGTAagagaaaaatgaataaagagAAATTGAGTAGAAAAttgtaaatgttgtggggtAAGAAGGGTAAAATAGTAAAATTTTATGTCCATAAAAGGTGTAAAAaagtgggtgtaagaaaaaaataaataaagagaaTTAGGTGGAAAATTGTTAATGTTGTGGGGTAAGAAGGGTAAGAAGGTAAATTTTTATGTCCATAAATAGAATAAAACGGATCAAAACGAAAAGtgtaaaaatcattttgaaacggaggtagtattacggagtattagtaAAAGCCAATACCTTCCCAAGTGAAACATATTCTCCATGCTGAAGCTTAACAATGTCCTTCTTACGGTCAACTATCTCAAGGCAACCGTCCGCATGAAACTGTCCTATGTCACCGGTATAGAACCACCTAATCCCTTTTTCATCAACCTTCCAATAACAAAAAGTAACAAAGTTAAAATAGCGTGCATATTTTTACCATGGTTTTCAAAGAGAATGACATAATAATAACCAACAAAAGATGAGAGAGATACCTTGTACACTTCCTCGGTCTTGTCTTCACTTTTGAAATACCCGAGTGTGACATTCGGGCCACCGATGACAATTTCCCCCCGAGGCATAGGTTTATCGCTAACAAGATATCCTCCTTCGGGCCAATCTATTAACTGCAACATGAAACGTTTCACTTGTTTCAATAAAACGTCTAACTAATTACATAATAATCAATATCCGTGATAACATTTGTTGCAACTTGAAACGAGTAAAAAGTGGACTCGGGTCCCGCATCCATGTCCAGTTCAACACCTAGAATCATACTTCCCGTGTTTCACAATAGATCATCATTTTGACTCTCTATACTATTAATATactaactttgaccatcaaaaAGTACTAGATATTTTGAACATATATATTGAGATTAACCCAATAAGaataaaaaaacacaaaatttgtCTTTACGTATtagtaataaattaataatatatgGTCAAAGTTAATAAATGAATAGTGTGAAAAGTcaaaatgatgcatctattgtgaaACACAGGAAGTACACAAGAGACGTGATTGTAATTATACTTGATGAAGCACTTCACACGGAAAGaaattgcatacaaagaaaccTGTAATCGGGACAAAGATCGAACAAAGGCAACTTAGGCAAGGTTGAGCGTTTTCCCTTAGAACTGCCGCAGTTCATCCACAGAAAAGCTtacaatatttcaatgtaaatACCACGGAAAAGCTCACGGTATTCTTTTATTTCTCGGGTAGCAATTAGAAAATTAAAGAAGTATTCTTCAATTTCCCTCACCTTGATGAATGAGCAAGGAACGGGAGGACCAACACGACCAACCGAAGTATCATCATACTCGGTAAATGTTCCACCAGCACAAGTCTCAGTAAGTCCATAACCTTGACCTATAGGAGCACTGAATATGACAAAGATGTTAATATTTTGCAGAATACACAAGGCATGAAATATACAGAATTAAGACTAATAGCAGTAGAAGAATATTGCACATTATATGCAATGAAAcaacttttgattttttataGGGAGACTTCCAGAATAATaaaatgatttttattttgACTTGAACGGCATAAGATCTTTCCCCATCCTTGACATTTATCGAGTTACAAAAACCCCTTCTTGAATAGATTCTCAGACAGTGAACAAGAGATAAAGACCAACACTTTTTTTAAAGAACATGTATGAAGAAAGTTAAACAGGCAGCATATTTAAATCCATGAAGCAAAAAATGATCCACAATTGCTGCTCAATTAGGGACTCCGGCAGAAAGAGGTTAACACGAGAGTGACAATACAAGCATTCACTGTCCAAGAGAAAACCCATAAGAATAGCAAAGACTAAAGAGGGAAAACATGAGACAtataggctccgtttggtttggtgtaaaacattttcGGTGGAAAAgaattttccatggaaaacattttccaagggaAAACATAATTTCAAACTAGCTTCCTctgtttggttccttaaaagaaaattaataaaaaaagaaaatggaagATGGAAGATGGGTGAAGATCGaggggaagaagggagagggaggtaaggaggaaaggtggaaaagtggtttcccttccTTTCAAATGGGGACGTTTTTTCCACATTTgagggagttatggaaaattgtttttcatccctTGTTAAACCAAACAAAGTAAATTGATTgaaaggggaaaatcgttttccatgaaaacgttttgcACCATACAAAACGGAGCCATATTGAAAATAATCAGCTCCATTTTCATCACTAATTTTCTATATGTCTCATATTTAGCTTTGAGTTAAGATGCAGGTGTTGATGAACGATCCCAGATTAACAGATTATTTTATTTAGGACACATGAAAAGGTTATGAACATACTAACCCAATACAAATATTGGTGAATCTTTGAGTATCACCAGAAAGGGGTGCACCTCCAGATAGAATAAAACGTATACGACCTCCCAACACTGCTCGAACCTTTTTAAACACTAGCAAATCCCAAAGAATCTTCTCTGGACCCCTTGCACCAAACCAGCTACCAATCATTGCAGATAAACTGCGGTTGTACGCGAATTCGAATAATCTTTTGGATAATCCACCCTTTGCATCAACCTAAACCACAAAATAATCTAACATTAGAGACTTCAAAATTACAATCATACAGAGAAGGGGAAAATCACATTTATCTCCCTTTTCCCACAACAAAATCTTAAAAGAAAAGGGAATAAAAGAGATTTTCTGCCTCGTCAAGGCCTCATACTTGACACGGGTGGCAGTTACAATACATTAAGACAGTTGGTCTCCTCCTCCTATAATTGGTTGAGTATGAGAAGGAGACTGCTCAACATAGGTCCAGTTTTTCCAATTTCCTCCTAAAAGAATCTACATGATTAATAAATTCTCAAAAGTTTCAATTATCAATTCATATTAGAGAATTCAACCAAACATAATGGCCTAAGAGGAAGACAATGAACCAGGTAAAGTCCAGCTCCAACAATGTCAGAAACTCCAAAATGGAAGCAGTAAACCAATCAATCATATCATAAAAGGCTATTAAGATGGGACAAAAACAGAGCTGAACTCAAGCTATTAATGAGGGTCTCATCACATTTCTCTAAACAAATGCTgctaagtactccctccgtctctttttgttttttacgtttcctttttgggtatttcaaaatgttctttacatttccttttatattaccacataaatgatttaatattttgtcaaaatttgtgcccaattattatattaaccaattaaatcaattgggtcatttaatccctcacacttttccataaagACATTAaccttttctcattttcccaatatcagaattttgataagagtgaaaacattataaataaacgtaattttcctcgttcacatgaaaaacttagaagaatctcaatgcacattaattagtcgttaaaacgcgtgcaaaataccaaacgtaaaaaacaaaaagagacggagggagtacatgttATACAACTTTAGAAGCCAACTATAGAAACTGGAAAGGATAGAGCAATAGAGCCTCTCTTATAGTAGGCAGACCTTAGTCAAACAATAATATGTATGTTGCTTTCATTGAGTTTGATCCTTTCACCCTCCAACAAGTACACcaaagttttgagagaaaagcaagatttgacaaaaaataaacaaaaacatgatgatatTCTTACCAACCTTTTTGCGTACACCATCTCGAACACGGTCCAGAATTGCTGGAACAGCTGCCATCAGTGTTGGTGCCAACACAGTGGCATCTCCCTTTGTACCCTTCTTAATCTTGTTTGATGTATCTGTCAATGTAAGCGGGGATCCATATCCTATTCTACCTCCAATTGCAGCAGCTATATTCTGCagtaaaaaagaagagaaattttAAATTGAGATTTTAGCATCTGTTGATAACTTGAGGAGTTTATTGGCCAGTTATGCTACAAGGAATCATACGGTACAAATACCACATAGATCATACCTCGGCTGCTAATTCCAGGATGTGAGCTAGaggaagatatgctaaataaacATCTTTGTTGCCAAGTCCAGGAACAATTGTCATGACAGCAGAAACCGTGGCAAGTACATTACCATGTGTCATCATCACCCCCTGAAAgttgaaataaaagaaaacaCGATATGTAAACCCTCATTATGAATTCACCATTCTAGTAAACACCTATGAGAAAAGAGAAGTCTCTGCAGAAGTTCTCCTGTTCAAGGCAACAGAGATACGTGGCACATATGCACAATACTTTTGGAAATTATAGACTAGCTACAAGTTCCAAACAATTACTTTTCCTTTTCATAATCTTATAGACTAGCCAAAATTGCCATCACTGATGGTAGTGCAGGTGAGCTTATATCATGAGAAACCCCTAAAGGTATCTGAAATACCTAAAACCTCCAATATTAATCCCTAAATACCTGACTATAGAGCCCTGTTGGCCCCTGTATTTGGCAAATGGACTGCCAAGCAATGCAACACCTAAGTTGGCTTTTGTTCCTTATTCCAAACACAGTACCAAATAATTTATTTCTGCCAACCATCTACTGACCTCATTTCGATCCTATAGCAGCCAAGGCAATGCATCTTGGTCTTGGAATTAAATCAGCCTGAACTAGGCAAAAAAAATTGTCCACTCTGGACCAAGTTGGATGAGCCTTTGAGGGGCAATTTTACAACTTTATTTTACAATGGACAAAGAGAGTTATTAGTTGGGTGGAAAACATTTTCGAGGAAAGTGAAAATTCCATTTACTTAGTTTGGTTTTTGAAGGAGTGGAAAACAGTATTCCTAAGGTTGGAAATAACTCTCCCAAAGTCCCAAGGGTGTAAAGACTGTAAACATTTTCATTTTGTAAGGGAGAGAAGCCACATTTCCTCCCGTTTTAATCCCGTGATCCCATCTATCCTCTCCCTTCCGCTTCCGTTTTCCTTTCAATTTACAATTGTCTCTTTTCCTAAAAGTTGTTTCCCATCAAACTAAATAGAGCCTAaatgaaatgtctaatgctatGTTACTCAGACTCGGGTACGTTTCTAAGTGTCCGACTCATGTGAAAAAATCCCATTATGTAAGCCCGAAATGAAGTGTCGGAGTGTCTATACCATGTCAGAGTATCGAGAATCCGACACAGATGCatgaggtaaaatgaagagtccaAGTAACATAGGTCTAATTAGTAGTTACATCGTACTTTTTCATAGTGAAATAGTAGGTTATTCGGTAACATAGGGCCCTAAAGGAAACAGCCTCTTATTGAATGTAGCAGCAAGGCCAGAAGAGCCTCTTTGGCATAGTAGAAGACTAGAAGTGAGAAGACATACACCTGAAACCCCAACTAGCCTTAGGTAGGGAAGCATTGTAACACAAATGAGGGTGATAGTATGGTATATTATGAAACAATCATCTCTAGATCCACTATCAAACTAAATAAAAGtattcatcaaaagatataggaAGGCAAGAATAACTAAAAGGTGAAGCCGGTaaaattgtactccctccgtcccggaatacttgacctgttttccttatcgggtcgtcccttaatacttgacctgtttctaaaaatggaaatattctaacaatattatattatttctcactctatccctattaacccacctaccccctactccatacaaaaaataattacaaattcaacccctactctcccccaaccccacccctttacacatttcccactaactacattaaaataataccccactatcaactactacctattaaattaaataagtcaattcaagtcccttaaactctgtgccggtcaaaccgggtcgagtattccgggacggagggagtaccaattTCATGTTATAATTCGCTTTTTCAGTTTGCGGTTCGCGGGGTGATTAAAGAATTAGGTAACAGCCCATGAACATCAAAAGATTAAGAAAACAATTCATAAAATGCAGGTAACTCATAAGGAGTAAATTGTAACAGTGGATCAGGTTTAGAACAGCAGAGTGGAATTGAAGGAAAAATAAATCACATTTTAAGTCTAAACACAAAATTAACCGGTTCTAGTTGCCTACTCACCTTTGGCAAGCCAGTACTTCCACTGGTATACATTATCACTGCAATATCAGCTGATAAAGGTAAATCGGCATCAGCAGGATTTTCTCGTCCAAGCTTTTCCACATCAGCAAATGAAATGATATTCCAGCTTTCCTCCCCCAATGGCACCAAAGGGACATTAGACGGGAACTCATCATCCATACATATAACCCTCTTTACAGTGTCGAGCTGTCCACTTATATCCACGagctttttcatttctttttgccCACAAATTACAGTAGTGACCTCTGTCTGCAAAAAATCTCAAAGAAAGGCTGTTTAGAGAAATGCAAGAAGGTAACAGAAATCTATAGACTATAGTTTACATCAAGCTACAAGGAAAGAGAACAATAGAACATACTCCTACTTATCACAAATACATAGTTACCAATAAGAAGATTATACAATATTGAAGTCTCCACAAATAAATATGCATCATTTGTCTTTCTGTCCTGCTCATTTGCTGTTAAAGAATATAATTCATGGTAGTCATTACAAATTTTCTGTAGTCAATAGAAGAAAGGGTACGAGAGGTGAAAGCACGCAGtttcatacttcctccgtttactAATACTCACAACATTTAGACaatttacactattcacatattttaCTTTGACTATACTTGGCGATTTATGTGTATGATAAAACAGTCATGTGGGATCTGGTTAggttcgtctcaatgtgtattttcaaaatatcaatttttttataatttttgcttaaagagaattaaagaaattgatgatcaaaattgtgcattgacatgcgttAAAGTGACTAACATTGTGAATAAAAacgaacggaggaagtacgaTTGAATAGGCATTGTAAATTTTGCGAATTAGACAAGAAAACTTGCAGAGTAGATAGTCTATCATAAACTATAACTGAACGTTCACTATTTATCATCATAATATATGTTCAAACTGATTAGCACCATTTTATGCGGAAGGACTTTGCACCATATCTAAGCATCAATTACTGGTCAATATTCTTAGAGAATGTCCGGATTGTAATGAAAATGTCCTAGGACACAGCATAGAAAAGTCACAATATTAAGAATCAAAGTCCAAGAATAAAGAAGGGGCAAAATTACTGGAATGCCAACAACCATAAATGCCAAGGGAAAGAAATCAAGGTAGAAGCAAAGAGAAAGACAGACAAATAACCTGATTCAATGAATGACATAGAGCTTCCTCTCCAAGAGAAGAATATATTGTCACAACAGTAATGTTGCGTCTGAAACAAGCCTGGCCAAGAACATCAATGTTAAGTTTCATTCAAGGACTATTACAAAGAGGGAAATTTACTTCAAGAAAAGAATATCAAGACTACCAAAATAAATATGGGGAACATAGTCCACAGAAAATAGATAACAGAAATCTATAACAAATATGTCCCCTCTTCAATATATCCAAATACCCGTAAATCCGTAATATGCAATTCGAATACACAATGAGAAGGAAGTCCTATTGTATTCACATTTCTTTTCCCTTATTTCTTCTTCTAAGAAAAGGAACATGGGTTTTAAAATGGCATAATAGTACATAAAGATTTTAtcaagtacctgcattgcaATAAACCATTCCTCTCGCGTATCAGCAAATATAGCAGCACGTTCATTTCTCGAATGCCCAAGTTGTGCCAAACCAGAAGCAAAATTGCAGACTGATTCAAATGTTTTTCCATAGGTTAGCCACTCATACTCTCCCAAGTGAAGTTTCTCAAAGGATTTTCCATCTGATGACACTTCAGTCTCCTTTGCAATTACCTTTCTGGTTCCAAGAAGGGGCTCGTCTCTGTAAGTTTCACATGACCTCTCGAAAAGTTCAGCAAGAGTTGAGACTCCCTCCCACGCCGTTGTCACAGGGGAAGTAAACCTTCCGTTCCTGATCGCGTAACCAGGTTCCCCACCAACATCAACAGGCAACCCTCTTTTTTTCCCACGCTTAGTATTACGTATTATAAGAGTAAACACAAGAGGAACAAGGACTCCAACTACATAAGGACTCATCTCCTAGGTGTAAAcctgaaaaaggaaaagaaaaaactCGATATCACATATCCCCTAGAAGAGCAcataagagcatctccaatggcaagctaatttgacaattagcttgttatgccacataagatttcagctatttcatttTCTAGCTAATTTGTGCTCCATTGGTTAGcaactagcttgttatttaaattggtcccacttgtcaatttttgagagctagttgtcaagcaaattagcttaaacaattaatttattattttcactccaattgtctagctattagcttgaaacttttatgAATTTCAAGCTAGttcctagctacaaccattgtaGCTGCTCTTGAACCCAATTCTCTGTAACAACATGATCAACATCcatcaacaaaaaatcaatcAGCTTCAGCTTCGAATAATGTCAACTCCAATGGTAAGAGAGTACACACGGTCTCAAAAAAGCGCAACTTATGAAGCAAACTGTGCACCACATCTAACCAATGTCTATAGTTCAATTTAGACTAATCCTATAATGCATGACCTCCTAGGAAGTTCGCCGCGATACACAACAAAGCGCGGTAAAAGGAAATGTGTCGTTAGAGCGGGCCAATCCTCAAAAACTATACCCTCAAATTGATGGGTTCTTAAACCTGGTAAGTGGTAACTCCTTGATTCTTAAGCTAGTATCTAAGAAGTTCTTGCAACCTTAAAACAGGAAATAGTACAATAACAAGTACAATACTCCAATCAAGTAAAATCACTGCTTAAGTGAGTGTGCAACACAAAATCCCACTCCAAGTAGAAAGGGTAAAAGTAAGCAAGCAAGCAAGAAACACCATTGATGGGTCCCACTCCCACCACTTGAACATGAAAATGAAAGGTTGCTTACACCATTATACTCAAcaaaagttccaaactttactGCTACCCACAAATCAAAATGCTGAAATCATCAAGTTGGGCAGAAAATCAAAATCACCCCACAAAAAAAAATGACATCTTTGCCTTATTCTTCCATCCTTTTCTTTTCAATTGACAAAAATAcaaagaataaaaattaaattactcaATTTCTTAGTTCAACTCCTTCTAATCAAAACCAAATacaaacaaattaaatacaAAAATTCAACAACATGCTTATGATGATCCAATAATCCCAgcatttcaaattttcaatcaacacaaaaaattaaaataaatgattGATTTTGACTTCTGCagagagaaaaaaagaaaagaaaattaaacCTGAGTGCCGCTGCAGAGTAGTAGTGGTAGAAGCTGAAGTGAAGTGGGTTGTATTTTGTTCTTTGTGTactatctttctctctcctcctccaaaATGCGTGATTGTAATTTGTGGTGCACTAAAATTTGAGTTTGCAGGGGTCTGAGAAATCGAGGAAATTGGTATGATTATTTTctcatttgtttttgtttttttgggtaTTTTTCCAAATTATTTTACCAATTTCTGGTGAACAAGAACAAAACTTTTCACAAAGGGTAGCAGCTTTTGTGATTTGTATTTTAATCgactggggggggggggggggggggggggacctATAATGGAAATTACTACTACCGGATTTTCTTGTTGTTCTTGGTCAATAATGTAGTTGGCGGTTGGCCTGGTGGAAAATTGGTTACTCcgtttcgggttcgggttcgatTTCGGACGGTCTAATGATTTTAACGATAGAAGAGTGGGCttattttttgagagaaaataaaaattattctaTAAGATAGTAATTAAAATGTCTAATAATAAGAGTATCAAATTTCATACACGGAGTAATTATTATAGCTAAAAATATTTTGGTGAAAATAAAAACTACTCCTTAAGATAGTAACTAAAATGTCCAATAATCAGAAGTTCGAAGTAATTATTATAGCTAATAACATACTCCGTGCGCGTAGAATGAACTAAAAATTTACTAGTGTTTGCGAAGTAAAATAATATTTCAATTTAATTAGTATTTTTTACTGTTATGGATGTTATTGTGAAATTTGTCCGTaacttttattaataatttgaaaattatCTTATCATAGGTGATGACTTTAATTTCCGTATCTTGATTTTTATAGTatatggagtatatattttaattatttatccaCCTTGTATAGGGAAATTTCGTAAGAAATGAGTTTCCATGATTTGAATCCTTCTCTCTTCAACTAATGTGCACCAACTTTACCCAAAGTAAAAATATATGAAGCCATCTTTGAGGGACGGAATATATATGTATCCGTAAGGCCcgaaatggtttgaaatgagaCGGATTTTCCTAAAATACGTGGCCCGACCCAAAACCTCAACACAATCTGCCCCACATTGTTGGTCCTCTTATCGTTTTCGGAAATACCCTACACATCAATTTAAGGATATACCACCACTCACGACCTTACTTGAACAAGATATGTTCTATAGTATTCGTACCTCTGGATCCTTGAGTTCTAAGGAGTAAAGAGAACAACATCATTTTATCTTAGTACCATTCACCTATGAGGCTAAGACCTCTTCTTTCTTCGAAAAATATTCCCAAGTCCGGAAACAGCTTACAGTTGATGTTTTAACAGTCCAGTTTACCAAAAAGAAACATAGATAACAAGAACATATTGAATGTCGAACGGGTTATGACCCATTACTTTCCGAGTTGTTCGGGTTTGGATAAAATCAGGTTACAAATCACAAAATCTTATTCAAGACAAAAATAATTTcaggtcgggtcgattttttgacaggtctacttcCAGTATACCAAAAAGAAACATAGATAACAAGAACATATTGAACATATTGAATGTCGGTcaggttttgacccattacttttcgggttgtccgggttcggataaaatcgggttacacACAattcttgttcaagacccagtaaTTTCGGGTCGGGTTTCGGGTCAAGTCGacttttgacaggtctacttcCAAATCCAATGCAGTTTATCTTGAGGTAGGTCTTCCATTACCATCAATATCAAAGTTGAAACTAAAACTCCTTTGTCCTGTTCTTGTTTCTgtgccatcatcatcatcaacaactgtGTGGGCACCCTGTGGTTGGCCTTGTCCAGCCATATTCATGAACATACTAGCAAAGTTTGGGACTCCATTTTCATGGTTGCTCTGAGAATCCTGTTGTTGTCCCTGAAATGCACTACCTGCCATGTTCATGAACATGCTTGCCATTTCTGAGGGAATAGCATTGCTGTCAAAGGTACTTGACCCGAATGGGGAACGGGTCTCGTGATTGGCTTCACCTTGCCTAGTCTGGTTTTGAGATGCATTTCCCGCAATGTTGGAGAACATGCTCGCGAAATTGGCAGGAAGATTGGCAGGAATAGTACCGGCGTCAAATGATACAGACGAAAAAGATGGTGGTGGTGCAGCTTGGTTACCAGATGATCCGGTAGGGTGGTCCTGGAAATAATAAGAGCAATTAATACTGCCTCTGTTCCTGAATACTTGCAACATGCTGCACACTTGTTAAAGCACTAGTTTGACCGTAATTATACGCAATTACATATTACTaaaatcttttaaaaaaattgatgtttgaaaaatatgtattaagactaatccaacaacatattacataataacatttgatttttatatattagTAAGAAATTTTGGTCAAAGTTAATGTATGAATAATGCAAAAGTCAAACATGTTGCAAGTATTATGGAATgccggaatggagggagtaatgtcTAGAGAGATGAAGGCGACAAAGCTAAGACGCAACAAGTCAACTGTTACTTACGAATCAAACGGAAAACCAAGAGTTCAACACCCTCCTCAAAATCATACTTGTACAGAAACTATTATCTACTctgtcaaaaaagaaaaaaaactatcATCTACATCAAAGAATATCAACTTCAATTAGACAagatgatactccctccgttccataacACTCGCAATAGTTGACTAGGCACGTAGTTTTAGGAGGAGAGTTTAATGTACAATAAAATGAATAAACTAAGATGCAAGTGGGTTAGTGGGGGTATCTTTTTTATTATCGTTGCACAACTTACTAAATAATATTAGCAGGGACCGTTGGGTAAGGGAAATATTAAAATAAGTGTGACCCTTTACCAAAAATAAAAGTGTTGCAAGTATTCCGGAACGGCCGAAAAAGGCAAGTGTTGCGAGTATTctgaaatggagggagtaactaTAACTAGCCACGCTTGCAAAAGAACTGGTTTTCTCTACTCATGCCCCTAGGAACTTGGTTCATATATAATCAACTTAAACACCGCCCTTAAAAATGCACACAAAAACACCGTCCTTAATTTCTTAATATAAGAAGAGCCGGGAAAGTACCTGATTCCTACGTGTTTGCTCTTGTTCTTCATTCAATTTCTGCTCAGCCACCTACAGAAAACACCGACAAAGTAAGACACTAAAACAAATTCAACAACAAGAAAGGAAAAAGTTGTCATTAATGAACAAACCCGGATATTTTCTTTAACAGCATTGCTATTAGGATCCAATTCCAAGGCTGCACGAGGGAGAAGATGGAAGAAGTGAGATCAAACTACCAAAGGTGTAACACTTTGAATAGATGGAGAAAATACAGGAAATTCATCTtttgaccccccccccccctttttacTAGTATGATGGGCATCTTTACATCTCTCTTTACCGGGGGAATAATTTTACCGGTACTTCTTGCAATAACAAAGAAGAAAACTAGGGATTGAGGGCCGGTAATACGGGTAGCCCACCTTGTGGCGCTGTGGCACGGTGGGATAACGAAGGGTAGTACTGAACTTGTTTATATGGATTACTTCCCCCAAAGTACAAATTTGGCAGAACTTGATTTACAATAATATATTGGATTTACAATGATATATCGCCTaacttttccctcaaaaaaaaagggATTGAACTCTCATCCAAATTAGATAGTTCATCATGTGTTCACCGTATcatatactacctctgttttCTTGAGTTCAACTGAGTTGTCGCTACAGGAGATTTCAAGATTGAGACCACTCAAGTGGTACTTCTGTTTTTAGGAGGAGAGAGTAAGAGAATTATTAAATATATTCGGGTCACACAAAGTGAGATGGGAGATGATAAAAAATGAATACAAGGTTGACATAAATGAACAAAATATAAGTTAATAGAACTTAGAAAAATTTATGAAAACGGAAAGTGAGAAGAACTTAGGAAAGCGGGAGTTCGTACGGGGTAAACTAACTCAAGGGTTAATAATTTATTAGAGTAATAT contains these protein-coding regions:
- the LOC110795683 gene encoding long chain acyl-CoA synthetase 9, chloroplastic, which translates into the protein MSPYVVGVLVPLVFTLIIRNTKRGKKRGLPVDVGGEPGYAIRNGRFTSPVTTAWEGVSTLAELFERSCETYRDEPLLGTRKVIAKETEVSSDGKSFEKLHLGEYEWLTYGKTFESVCNFASGLAQLGHSRNERAAIFADTREEWFIAMQACFRRNITVVTIYSSLGEEALCHSLNQTEVTTVICGQKEMKKLVDISGQLDTVKRVICMDDEFPSNVPLVPLGEESWNIISFADVEKLGRENPADADLPLSADIAVIMYTSGSTGLPKGVMMTHGNVLATVSAVMTIVPGLGNKDVYLAYLPLAHILELAAENIAAAIGGRIGYGSPLTLTDTSNKIKKGTKGDATVLAPTLMAAVPAILDRVRDGVRKKVDAKGGLSKRLFEFAYNRSLSAMIGSWFGARGPEKILWDLLVFKKVRAVLGGRIRFILSGGAPLSGDTQRFTNICIGAPIGQGYGLTETCAGGTFTEYDDTSVGRVGPPVPCSFIKLIDWPEGGYLVSDKPMPRGEIVIGGPNVTLGYFKSEDKTEEVYKVDEKGIRWFYTGDIGQFHADGCLEIVDRKKDIVKLQHGEYVSLGKVEAALITSPYVENIMVHCDPFHSYCVALLVASEPAVRDWAVEKGISFSDFADLCQKEETVKEVLGSLVKEAKKANFQKFEIPAKIKLLSEPWTPESGLVTAALKLKREVVKKTFSNDLEILYSTT